One stretch of Synechococcus sp. HK05 DNA includes these proteins:
- a CDS encoding nuclear transport factor 2 family protein, protein MDTSSLRALFTKPYGTPGPSPEQWRAAYSQEVVFEDPTQKQQGIEAYLAAQEGLLRRCDDVYLTPGAIAMEGNTAFVEWEMGLKIKGIEFIYPGTTRLLFNEAGLIIDHRDYFDFVGPTFEPVPVIGGFVRWLYKRFVN, encoded by the coding sequence GTGGACACCTCCAGCCTGCGCGCCCTGTTCACCAAGCCCTATGGCACCCCAGGCCCGAGCCCAGAGCAATGGCGGGCGGCCTACAGCCAGGAGGTGGTGTTTGAAGACCCCACCCAGAAACAGCAGGGGATCGAGGCCTACCTGGCGGCCCAGGAGGGCTTGCTGCGCCGCTGCGATGACGTGTATCTCACACCTGGCGCGATCGCGATGGAGGGCAACACCGCTTTTGTGGAGTGGGAGATGGGGCTGAAGATCAAAGGCATTGAGTTCATCTACCCCGGCACCACCCGCCTACTGTTCAACGAGGCCGGATTGATCATCGATCACCGTGACTATTTCGATTTCGTGGGTCCCACGTTTGAACCCGTACCCGTGATCGGGGGGTTTGTGCGCTGGCTCTATAAACGTTTTGTGAACTGA
- a CDS encoding glycosyltransferase family 39 protein: MVWRWWVGLLWLGAILLLFSHLGDLPLRDWDEALVARVAQEISLRPFPANLLPTLWGEPYLNKPPLLHTLIAAAIGLWRSVAGVEAAAAVPPEWVVRAIPALGSSLIVPLLALVQWRLRPGDRLAAVCSAAIALTLLPLMRHGRLAMLDGSLISAVALQWWALLSLPPDPKPADQCRWGLIAGGAASAIMLLKAPASLPLLAGACLMLGLERRWRPRQWLPLLSWIAIGLLPGILWHGWHLLARGPEGLTMWGSQGLARVVSSLEGHSGGWLVPVTEVLEGGWPWLSLWPLAMVVALQERGTRWGFWSIGLTVITAAAVLPLRTQLPWYSHLLWPSFVISVGPLLAQLIQRHSSKLWLCRRVLPWVPWLWIVAGAGFLVAHRQLPLPVGVSLPVAFALLLGGSLLISSQRRWRQWGAAVLVALLWLALFDLFASRIWLWELAESWSVPPVAAWMQPRLGADGSAPLLLQGDERPSLNWYLDRELITGAKARRQLRHSEQQQWVLSDQDPSSPKLSCRLEEKASEITPQGPDLYSCQPR, translated from the coding sequence ATGGTGTGGCGTTGGTGGGTTGGTCTGCTCTGGCTTGGGGCAATCCTGCTGTTGTTCAGCCACCTCGGTGATCTCCCCCTGCGGGATTGGGACGAGGCCCTCGTGGCTCGGGTAGCGCAGGAAATCAGCCTCCGCCCCTTCCCCGCCAACTTGTTGCCCACGCTCTGGGGCGAGCCCTACCTCAACAAGCCGCCCTTACTGCACACCCTGATCGCCGCAGCCATTGGGCTCTGGCGCAGCGTGGCTGGGGTTGAGGCCGCGGCGGCGGTGCCACCCGAATGGGTGGTGCGGGCGATTCCAGCTCTGGGCTCCAGCTTGATCGTGCCCTTGCTGGCCCTGGTGCAATGGCGCCTGCGACCGGGGGATCGTCTGGCAGCCGTTTGCAGCGCAGCCATCGCCCTCACCTTGCTGCCCCTGATGCGTCATGGGCGCCTCGCGATGCTCGATGGCAGCCTGATCAGCGCCGTGGCTCTGCAATGGTGGGCCCTGCTGAGCCTGCCGCCGGATCCGAAGCCCGCTGACCAGTGCCGCTGGGGGCTGATCGCCGGCGGGGCTGCTTCAGCGATCATGCTGTTGAAAGCCCCCGCCAGCCTGCCGTTGCTCGCGGGGGCTTGCCTGATGCTGGGCTTGGAGCGGCGCTGGCGGCCTCGGCAATGGCTGCCCTTACTCAGCTGGATCGCCATCGGGCTCCTGCCTGGGATCCTTTGGCATGGCTGGCACCTCCTGGCGCGAGGGCCTGAAGGCCTCACCATGTGGGGCAGCCAAGGCCTGGCACGGGTGGTGAGCTCGCTGGAGGGCCACAGCGGTGGCTGGCTGGTGCCCGTAACGGAAGTGCTGGAGGGCGGCTGGCCCTGGCTCTCACTCTGGCCGCTGGCCATGGTGGTGGCCCTGCAAGAGCGCGGCACGCGCTGGGGGTTCTGGAGTATTGGCCTCACCGTGATCACCGCCGCGGCCGTGCTGCCGCTGCGCACCCAGCTGCCCTGGTACAGCCATTTGCTTTGGCCGTCGTTTGTGATCAGCGTGGGTCCGCTGTTGGCTCAACTGATCCAACGCCACAGCTCCAAGTTGTGGCTCTGCAGGCGCGTGCTGCCATGGGTGCCCTGGCTCTGGATCGTGGCGGGGGCTGGGTTTCTGGTGGCCCATAGGCAACTGCCGCTGCCCGTTGGGGTGAGCCTGCCCGTGGCATTCGCCCTGCTGCTGGGGGGAAGCTTGCTGATCAGCAGTCAGCGGCGCTGGCGCCAGTGGGGCGCCGCTGTGCTCGTGGCGCTGCTCTGGTTGGCCTTGTTTGATCTCTTTGCCAGCCGGATCTGGCTGTGGGAGTTGGCGGAGAGCTGGAGCGTGCCGCCGGTGGCGGCCTGGATGCAGCCACGGCTGGGCGCGGATGGGTCAGCCCCCCTGCTGCTGCAAGGTGATGAGCGGCCCAGCCTCAACTGGTATCTGGATCGAGAGCTGATCACAGGAGCCAAAGCGCGCCGCCAACTGCGCCACAGCGAGCAGCAGCAGTGGGTGCTGAGCGATCAGGATCCATCCAGCCCCAAGCTCAGCTGCCGGCTGGAAGAGAAGGCTTCCGAGATCACGCCACAAGGGCCTGATCTCTACAGCTGCCAGCCACGCTGA
- a CDS encoding DUF2252 domain-containing protein: MVGSVGVERDPLKLLLDQESQRLQWLLPVRHSRMAESAFAYFRGAAAVMAADLARQNHSGLMVQLCGDAHLLNFGFFGSPERQLLFGINDFDETFPGPYEWDVMRLATSFLLAARSNGLAEAEQEAICCRVLRSYAKAMHQFAAMPFIPMWVARLPLELWIKERGSRSFREHLRRVVASALHRDSRQAVRKLCETDANGGLRFRHDPPLLWRHGELPPDLLGGLHWREWAEHLFESYKDTLRAEMQHLLSRYRLVDAALKAVGVGSVGTRCAVGLFLGECPDDVLVLQSKQAVPSVLAPYLPGPAPEHQGERVVQGQRLLQTASDAFLGWTRSLLHHDFYWRHFRDWKGSVEVECLDADGLKDYARICGWTLAKAHARSGDRRAIAADVGAPKRFAQRLLPGALEHAQWAQDDHALLLEGIARGQISSSPVV; encoded by the coding sequence ATGGTGGGTTCCGTGGGCGTGGAGCGCGACCCGCTGAAGCTGTTGCTGGATCAGGAAAGCCAGCGCCTGCAGTGGTTGCTGCCGGTGCGCCACAGCCGCATGGCGGAAAGCGCGTTTGCTTACTTCCGCGGCGCGGCGGCAGTGATGGCGGCTGATCTAGCTCGCCAGAACCACTCCGGCCTGATGGTGCAGCTCTGTGGTGATGCCCACTTGCTGAATTTTGGCTTCTTTGGCTCGCCGGAACGGCAGCTGTTGTTTGGCATCAATGATTTCGATGAAACCTTCCCGGGCCCCTACGAGTGGGATGTGATGCGCCTGGCCACCAGTTTTCTGCTGGCGGCCCGCAGCAATGGCCTGGCTGAGGCGGAGCAGGAGGCCATCTGTTGCCGGGTCCTGCGCAGCTACGCCAAAGCCATGCATCAGTTTGCGGCCATGCCATTCATCCCGATGTGGGTGGCCCGTTTGCCGCTGGAGCTCTGGATCAAGGAGCGCGGCAGCCGGTCGTTCCGGGAGCACCTGCGCCGCGTGGTGGCTTCTGCATTGCATCGCGACAGCCGCCAGGCCGTGCGCAAGCTGTGCGAAACCGACGCCAATGGCGGGCTTCGCTTTCGCCACGATCCGCCCTTGCTTTGGCGGCATGGGGAATTGCCTCCAGATTTACTGGGTGGACTGCATTGGCGGGAGTGGGCGGAGCATTTGTTTGAGAGCTACAAAGACACGCTGCGGGCTGAGATGCAGCATCTGCTCTCGCGCTATCGCCTCGTGGATGCAGCGCTCAAGGCCGTGGGGGTGGGGTCGGTGGGTACCCGCTGTGCAGTGGGGTTGTTTCTGGGCGAATGCCCCGATGATGTGCTTGTGCTCCAGAGCAAGCAAGCCGTGCCATCGGTGCTGGCTCCCTACTTACCAGGGCCAGCACCGGAGCATCAAGGCGAGCGGGTGGTGCAAGGCCAGCGCTTGTTGCAAACCGCCAGCGATGCGTTCCTCGGTTGGACCCGATCGCTGCTCCACCACGACTTCTACTGGCGCCATTTTCGCGATTGGAAAGGCTCTGTGGAGGTGGAGTGCCTGGATGCCGATGGCCTGAAGGATTACGCGAGAATTTGCGGCTGGACCTTGGCCAAGGCTCATGCTCGCTCGGGTGATCGCCGAGCGATTGCCGCCGATGTTGGAGCGCCGAAACGTTTTGCACAGCGGCTCCTGCCTGGGGCGCTCGAGCATGCCCAGTGGGCCCAGGATGATCACGCCCTGCTGTTGGAGGGCATTGCCCGCGGCCAGATTTCATCCAGCCCCGTTGTTTAA
- a CDS encoding alpha/beta fold hydrolase, giving the protein MSSKAATDAQAWPLEACFKAKRERIETKAGPIEIACMGEGAPLLTIHGGPGGCDQGLVLAMPFVRASFHVISVSRPGYLGTPLESGMSFNDQANLLASLMDALGFDSLPVVGASAGGPVAYLLAQRHSKRVQALVVIDGVTQTYSKEEQLSVLEEAIFLSQPGLWLMDWMGRHFPASVVKGLLTTESTLREDALAERVQEVVQDPEKLSFVHMMMRTMTEQFKQRQQGLRNDLSKLAAITKLQLDAIRCPTLIIHGDADADVPADDAQWAHQQIQHSRLHTIPGGSHLAFWIAPGAAEAQELAISWMRQTSD; this is encoded by the coding sequence ATGTCTTCGAAGGCTGCCACTGATGCACAGGCTTGGCCTCTTGAGGCGTGCTTCAAGGCAAAGCGCGAGCGGATCGAAACAAAAGCAGGGCCGATTGAAATTGCCTGCATGGGTGAAGGAGCACCTCTTCTAACCATCCATGGAGGTCCTGGCGGCTGTGACCAGGGCCTGGTGCTTGCCATGCCATTTGTAAGGGCCAGCTTTCACGTGATTTCGGTCTCGCGCCCGGGCTATCTCGGAACACCGCTTGAAAGCGGCATGAGCTTTAACGATCAAGCCAACCTGCTGGCCTCTCTGATGGATGCTTTGGGCTTCGACTCCTTGCCCGTTGTGGGCGCTTCTGCAGGAGGGCCTGTGGCCTACCTGCTTGCTCAGCGCCATTCAAAACGCGTACAGGCACTCGTGGTCATTGATGGTGTGACCCAGACGTACAGCAAGGAAGAGCAATTATCAGTGTTAGAGGAAGCCATTTTTCTGAGCCAACCTGGGTTGTGGTTGATGGATTGGATGGGCCGTCACTTCCCAGCCTCTGTCGTTAAGGGGCTTCTAACGACAGAAAGCACACTCAGGGAAGACGCTCTCGCTGAGCGCGTGCAGGAGGTTGTGCAGGATCCCGAGAAATTGTCATTCGTGCACATGATGATGCGCACCATGACTGAGCAGTTCAAGCAGCGTCAGCAGGGACTCAGGAATGACCTCAGCAAACTGGCAGCGATCACGAAGCTTCAACTGGATGCGATTCGCTGCCCAACACTGATCATTCACGGCGATGCTGACGCTGACGTTCCAGCCGATGACGCCCAATGGGCTCATCAGCAAATCCAACACTCCAGGCTTCACACCATCCCAGGCGGCTCGCATCTGGCCTTCTGGATTGCACCCGGCGCTGCAGAAGCCCAAGAGCTGGCCATCTCCTGGATGAGGCAGACCTCGGACTGA
- a CDS encoding HAMP domain-containing sensor histidine kinase, with protein MEPDLSRIRWKLTGRYVVISSFVLVMFGIAVFLEVSRARTALLREQVQQLASTAASQMPLILHEMEEYNQLPHQQLLRESGHTARLESQASTLQHKKIVLFDKDRTILSQFGAMPADLKALEALAQPEERQFITVPNGVAYWRPVYLRESTASNRELEGYVFTSISTTQTDREMLRLRNGLVVGGAVGALAAAVLSQWMVGSSLKPIRDQLRRLMRFTSDASHELRHPLTAIRAVIGAARERGQLERADPELADKIARIDQATAEMSSLVDDLLLLTRLDRSAPDQQHWQRFDICDLAEDLVALYQDRATSQQLQLKAALQRPALIHGNPDQLRRLLSNLLVNAMQFTPPGKGVDVRIHPHGHQVMVVVDDQGPGIPAAQRRLVFERFWQADAARSGPNAGLGLSIARGIARVHGGAIEAKTASSGGCRMVVQLPAAA; from the coding sequence ATGGAGCCCGATCTCAGCCGGATCCGCTGGAAGCTCACCGGGCGATACGTGGTGATCTCCAGCTTTGTGCTGGTGATGTTTGGCATCGCTGTGTTTTTGGAGGTGAGCCGCGCCCGCACCGCTTTGTTGCGCGAACAGGTGCAGCAGCTGGCCTCCACGGCGGCCTCGCAAATGCCGCTGATCCTGCATGAAATGGAGGAGTACAACCAGCTGCCCCATCAACAGCTGCTGCGTGAATCAGGCCATACCGCACGCTTGGAATCGCAGGCTTCCACGTTGCAGCACAAGAAGATTGTTCTTTTCGATAAAGACCGCACGATCCTCAGCCAATTCGGTGCCATGCCTGCCGATCTCAAGGCGCTAGAGGCCTTGGCCCAGCCAGAGGAGCGCCAGTTCATCACCGTGCCCAACGGCGTGGCCTATTGGCGGCCGGTGTATTTGCGGGAGAGCACCGCCTCCAACCGTGAGCTGGAGGGCTACGTGTTCACATCAATCTCCACAACCCAAACCGACCGTGAGATGTTGCGCCTGCGCAATGGCCTGGTGGTGGGTGGTGCCGTGGGCGCCCTGGCCGCAGCGGTGCTGAGCCAATGGATGGTGGGCAGTTCACTCAAACCGATTCGCGATCAACTGCGCCGCTTGATGCGCTTCACCAGCGATGCCTCCCATGAACTGCGCCATCCCCTCACCGCCATTCGCGCGGTGATTGGTGCGGCCCGGGAACGGGGGCAACTGGAGCGTGCTGACCCGGAACTGGCCGACAAAATCGCTCGCATCGACCAGGCCACAGCGGAGATGAGCAGCCTGGTGGATGATCTACTGCTGCTCACGCGCCTGGATCGCTCCGCACCGGATCAGCAGCACTGGCAGCGCTTTGACATCTGCGATCTCGCGGAGGATTTGGTGGCGTTGTACCAGGATCGAGCCACCAGCCAACAGCTCCAGTTGAAGGCGGCCCTACAACGGCCGGCCCTGATTCACGGCAACCCCGACCAGCTCCGGCGCTTGCTCAGCAATCTGCTGGTGAATGCCATGCAATTCACCCCGCCGGGTAAGGGCGTGGATGTGCGGATCCACCCCCACGGCCATCAGGTGATGGTGGTGGTGGACGACCAGGGTCCAGGCATTCCCGCCGCGCAACGCCGGCTGGTGTTTGAGCGGTTCTGGCAAGCCGATGCGGCCCGCAGCGGGCCGAACGCAGGGCTTGGGCTCTCGATTGCCCGCGGGATCGCACGGGTGCATGGGGGCGCAATCGAAGCGAAGACCGCCAGCAGCGGTGGCTGCCGCATGGTGGTGCAACTGCCAGCGGCGGCCTGA
- a CDS encoding response regulator transcription factor, translated as MKVLIVEDDPVIRDAVAELLQHWGLVAEATGNGLEALALLEASPFDLVLLDLNLPGLDGLEVCRRLRRLPGNQPLVLMLTARDSLDDNVLGLDQGADDYLVKPFEPALLKARIQALLRRASRPLQENWCWGGLTLSLDGRTANFGSQDLRLTPKEHALLEALLKAGGRTCSKDQLIEAAWAWADVPGDESVKTHVKNIRAKLNQAGAPADLIETVYGVGFRLNASHA; from the coding sequence ATGAAGGTGTTGATCGTGGAAGACGATCCCGTCATCCGTGACGCGGTGGCTGAACTCCTGCAGCACTGGGGTCTGGTGGCTGAAGCCACGGGCAATGGCCTGGAAGCGTTGGCGTTGCTGGAAGCCAGCCCGTTTGACCTCGTGCTGCTCGATCTCAACCTGCCAGGCCTCGATGGGCTCGAGGTGTGCCGCCGGCTCAGGCGCCTCCCGGGCAATCAGCCCCTGGTGCTGATGCTCACGGCTCGCGACAGCCTCGACGACAACGTTCTCGGATTGGACCAGGGCGCTGACGACTATCTGGTGAAGCCGTTCGAGCCCGCACTGCTCAAGGCGCGCATCCAGGCGCTGCTACGCCGCGCCTCACGCCCGCTGCAAGAGAACTGGTGCTGGGGCGGACTCACACTCAGCCTCGATGGCCGCACCGCCAACTTCGGCAGCCAAGACCTGCGATTAACGCCCAAGGAACACGCGCTGCTCGAGGCACTGCTGAAGGCCGGAGGCCGAACCTGCTCCAAAGACCAATTGATTGAAGCCGCCTGGGCCTGGGCGGATGTGCCGGGGGATGAAAGCGTGAAAACCCATGTGAAAAACATCCGAGCCAAACTCAACCAAGCGGGCGCACCAGCCGACCTGATCGAAACTGTCTATGGCGTGGGCTTCCGCCTTAACGCCAGCCACGCGTAA
- a CDS encoding chlorophyll a/b-binding protein, which produces MTNSPANDKWYWDRATQQIHMEQLKRVELFNGRAAMLGIVIGILTEAITGAGIAHQIGLGPLVDGYAACRTQFLPFCF; this is translated from the coding sequence ATGACCAACAGCCCCGCCAACGACAAGTGGTATTGGGATCGCGCCACCCAGCAGATCCACATGGAACAGCTGAAGCGCGTTGAGCTGTTCAATGGCCGCGCCGCCATGCTCGGCATTGTGATCGGCATCCTCACGGAAGCCATCACTGGCGCGGGCATTGCGCACCAGATTGGCCTGGGCCCACTGGTTGATGGCTATGCCGCCTGCCGCACCCAGTTCCTGCCCTTCTGCTTCTGA
- a CDS encoding chlorophyll a/b-binding protein encodes MSKPDSQPQYLYEPHEAFGEGLTTRRPWNTTALAGVERLNGRVAMLGFAAALVGEWITGHGPAGQVLDLLRWYLS; translated from the coding sequence ATGTCCAAGCCAGACTCGCAACCGCAATACCTCTACGAACCGCACGAAGCCTTCGGCGAAGGCCTCACCACCCGCCGGCCCTGGAACACCACAGCTCTGGCTGGGGTTGAGCGGTTGAACGGTCGTGTGGCGATGCTCGGCTTTGCGGCAGCTCTGGTGGGTGAATGGATCACGGGCCATGGCCCGGCCGGTCAGGTGTTGGATTTGCTGCGCTGGTATCTCTCCTAA
- a CDS encoding site-specific integrase, with translation MSGIATGWTVREDYGKVRLTVRRRGETPESITLPFAWDRATRGDAYTRIRNIYVHWSDGHTLRAAAELADGKSPSTVLNWCQAAAGFQEQKRNHGNHIKEATWNHAYEPVVSMAVELLNGRKPPGNPADLLDACIRDWAPGSRMRQIRAQSLAQFLNHCVQRERFPDLWLPPADLKRHVGRKDATVNRIQKGDPFTTDQQILDLLEALPTDDAGKRWCDALKLLAELGLRPIELLHLSVRMDGATGEAYWWCSYQKRSGGGDTAARRVFPLPLDGMGGLSDWQLLSRWQEGEIELPPLRSGNGAGDSFGTYLNRQSAWAQVRDAASLEGRRLVPYSFRHTYSLRGHRRGIDAGAMAHSMGHSLEVHLRSYPWASASNTAAAFARASAAL, from the coding sequence GTGAGCGGAATTGCCACCGGCTGGACCGTGCGTGAAGACTATGGAAAGGTGCGACTGACGGTCAGGCGCCGTGGCGAGACCCCGGAGAGCATCACGCTCCCGTTTGCCTGGGACCGCGCTACCCGCGGCGACGCTTACACGCGCATCCGCAACATCTATGTCCACTGGAGCGACGGGCACACCCTCCGCGCGGCTGCGGAGCTGGCTGACGGCAAGTCGCCGAGCACCGTTCTGAACTGGTGCCAGGCGGCAGCCGGTTTTCAGGAGCAGAAGCGCAACCACGGGAACCACATCAAGGAGGCCACCTGGAACCACGCCTATGAGCCGGTGGTTTCGATGGCCGTTGAGCTCCTCAACGGGCGTAAGCCCCCAGGGAACCCGGCCGATCTTCTGGATGCCTGCATCCGCGACTGGGCACCGGGCAGTCGGATGCGCCAGATCCGTGCACAGTCCCTTGCCCAGTTCCTGAACCACTGCGTTCAGCGGGAACGCTTTCCCGACCTGTGGCTCCCACCGGCGGATCTGAAGCGTCATGTCGGCCGCAAGGACGCGACCGTGAACCGCATCCAAAAGGGTGATCCATTCACCACAGATCAACAGATCCTTGATCTCCTGGAGGCCCTGCCCACTGATGACGCTGGCAAGCGTTGGTGCGATGCCCTGAAGCTGCTGGCGGAACTCGGGCTGCGACCGATCGAGTTGCTTCACCTGTCGGTTCGAATGGACGGCGCAACGGGAGAGGCTTACTGGTGGTGCAGCTACCAGAAACGATCAGGCGGCGGAGATACCGCTGCGCGTCGGGTGTTCCCTTTGCCCCTCGATGGCATGGGGGGCCTGAGCGACTGGCAGCTTCTGAGTCGTTGGCAGGAAGGGGAGATCGAGCTTCCTCCGCTCCGAAGCGGCAACGGTGCCGGTGACTCGTTCGGGACCTACCTGAATCGCCAGTCTGCCTGGGCGCAGGTTCGTGACGCCGCAAGCCTGGAAGGTCGCAGGCTTGTTCCTTACAGCTTCCGGCACACCTACAGCCTGCGCGGCCACCGCCGCGGGATTGATGCAGGCGCGATGGCCCACAGCATGGGCCATTCGCTTGAGGTTCATTTGCGCAGTTACCCGTGGGCTTCGGCGAGCAATACAGCGGCCGCTTTTGCTCGTGCCAGTGCCGCGCTCTGA
- a CDS encoding EamA family transporter, with protein sequence MTSVQTWQLWAAAAAVFAAFTALLTKLGVQGIEAGLATWVRTLVVGVAFTLVLASSGQLRWAPLLALPRLGLFTLVLSGVATGLSWFCYNRALQLGPVAAVAALDKLSVVLVALLAWLLLAEPLGLKAWIGVVFMALGAALVAWA encoded by the coding sequence GTGACCTCTGTGCAGACCTGGCAGCTCTGGGCCGCCGCTGCGGCAGTGTTTGCCGCCTTCACCGCCCTGCTCACCAAGCTTGGTGTTCAAGGCATCGAGGCGGGTCTGGCCACATGGGTGCGAACCCTGGTTGTTGGCGTTGCCTTCACCCTGGTGCTCGCCAGCAGCGGACAACTGCGCTGGGCTCCGCTGCTGGCGCTGCCCCGCCTGGGCTTATTCACCCTGGTGCTCTCCGGTGTAGCCACCGGACTCTCCTGGTTCTGCTACAACCGCGCCCTGCAGCTTGGGCCTGTGGCAGCGGTGGCCGCCCTCGACAAGTTGAGTGTGGTGCTCGTGGCGCTTCTGGCCTGGCTGCTGCTGGCGGAACCGCTGGGGCTTAAAGCCTGGATTGGGGTGGTGTTCATGGCCCTCGGTGCCGCCCTGGTGGCCTGGGCGTAA
- a CDS encoding chlorophyll a/b-binding protein, whose amino-acid sequence MSDSTSRFGFVGFAETWNGRLAMLGFVIGLGTELLTGQGILSQIGLG is encoded by the coding sequence ATGTCCGACTCCACCTCCCGCTTCGGTTTCGTCGGCTTCGCCGAAACCTGGAACGGTCGCCTCGCCATGCTCGGCTTCGTGATCGGCCTCGGCACCGAGCTGCTCACCGGCCAGGGCATCCTCTCCCAGATCGGTCTGGGCTGA
- a CDS encoding cytochrome b/b6 domain-containing protein, producing the protein MNRPIPYQPSLLRLLHGCTALLMPLAWLSGLVVFANHDGRWFSLPALPGDWIDIHGTVGVLLWPVALLFALYALSAGRARLRQPANAAALIGLLLAIGSGKLMQEDWLRTGQLDAFPYHLHLLAWLLLSGAVLWHGADVLRRGGLRLACSMAQLQVRDNDGPRSWPKQLLRRR; encoded by the coding sequence ATGAACCGCCCCATCCCCTACCAACCCTCGCTGCTGCGACTGCTGCACGGATGCACCGCCCTGCTCATGCCCCTGGCCTGGCTGAGCGGGCTGGTGGTGTTCGCCAATCACGATGGCCGGTGGTTCAGCCTGCCGGCACTGCCCGGCGACTGGATTGACATCCACGGCACGGTGGGCGTTTTGCTCTGGCCGGTGGCGCTGCTATTTGCGCTCTATGCCCTGAGTGCTGGGCGGGCACGGCTCCGCCAACCGGCCAATGCCGCCGCACTGATCGGCCTGCTGCTGGCGATCGGCAGCGGCAAGTTGATGCAGGAAGACTGGCTACGCACAGGCCAACTCGATGCCTTTCCGTATCACCTGCACCTGCTGGCCTGGCTACTCCTCAGCGGTGCAGTGCTCTGGCATGGGGCAGACGTGCTGCGCCGCGGTGGCTTGCGCTTGGCATGCTCCATGGCGCAACTGCAGGTGCGCGACAATGACGGCCCACGCAGCTGGCCCAAGCAACTGCTGCGCCGCCGCTGA
- a CDS encoding 16S rRNA (uracil(1498)-N(3))-methyltransferase yields the protein MNLVLLRDRDWLSTDLVLLQDHRADHLRHLLNVQLGDRVRVGQIGGLRGEGVVVEITTTAVQLKVDLHQPPPPRHRYDVVLALPRPKMLRRILRTVAEFGVAHVHLINTARVEKSYWQSPLLRPDKIEEALLAGMERSSDTVAPLIHVHKRFRPFVEDELVPLCAGRPCWIAHMGGARSLADVPPVPAVVMIGPEGGFVPFEVALAEQVIAQRVHLGDRVLSVDTALPTALAQALAPSACLDALR from the coding sequence ATGAACCTGGTTCTTCTGCGTGATCGTGATTGGCTCTCCACCGATCTTGTGCTTTTGCAGGATCATCGCGCCGATCATCTTCGTCATCTTCTGAATGTTCAGTTGGGTGATCGGGTTCGAGTTGGGCAGATTGGCGGCCTGCGGGGTGAGGGTGTGGTGGTGGAGATCACGACCACTGCAGTGCAGCTCAAGGTTGACCTGCATCAACCGCCGCCGCCACGGCATCGCTACGACGTGGTTTTAGCCCTGCCTCGGCCGAAGATGTTGCGCCGCATTCTGCGCACGGTTGCTGAATTCGGTGTGGCTCACGTGCACCTGATCAACACCGCACGGGTGGAGAAGAGCTATTGGCAAAGCCCGCTGCTACGGCCAGACAAGATCGAAGAAGCGCTGTTGGCTGGGATGGAGCGGTCCAGCGACACGGTGGCACCCTTGATTCATGTTCACAAGCGATTTCGTCCCTTTGTGGAAGACGAGCTGGTGCCGCTTTGCGCCGGCAGACCCTGCTGGATCGCCCACATGGGCGGCGCCCGATCCCTGGCTGACGTGCCTCCGGTGCCCGCCGTGGTGATGATCGGTCCAGAAGGAGGTTTTGTTCCGTTTGAGGTGGCGTTGGCCGAGCAGGTGATCGCCCAACGGGTTCACCTGGGTGATCGCGTCTTGAGTGTGGATACAGCCCTGCCAACGGCCTTGGCGCAAGCCCTTGCCCCGTCTGCCTGCCTTGATGCATTGCGTTAG
- a CDS encoding manganese efflux pump, translating to MFELIAFACVLNIDTFCAAFAMGARRFSRRRALSYGASAALSGALAIALGFILGDLTKSYVGAYQHWAIFLVLGCIGARMISNGLSVDPQVSTEVAKKKKQRFLKILLVSIATSIDNAAVGVTLSLAGKSLLPYAFVIGSSAFLFVLLGLLVAKNFPVRYSAHLETLGGILLVGLGLKYAIF from the coding sequence ATGTTTGAGTTGATTGCTTTTGCCTGCGTCTTGAATATCGATACCTTTTGTGCGGCCTTCGCCATGGGCGCCAGGCGCTTCTCGCGGCGGCGGGCTTTGTCCTATGGGGCTTCTGCGGCGTTGTCTGGAGCCTTGGCTATTGCTCTTGGATTTATTCTGGGCGATCTCACGAAAAGTTATGTCGGCGCCTATCAGCACTGGGCCATCTTCTTGGTGCTGGGTTGCATCGGTGCGCGCATGATCAGTAATGGCCTATCCGTGGATCCGCAGGTCTCTACTGAAGTGGCGAAAAAGAAGAAGCAGCGCTTCTTGAAAATCCTGCTTGTTTCGATTGCCACGAGCATCGATAATGCGGCCGTCGGCGTGACCCTCTCACTGGCTGGAAAGTCGTTGCTTCCTTACGCTTTTGTGATCGGATCGAGCGCGTTTCTCTTTGTGCTGCTGGGGTTGCTGGTTGCCAAGAACTTTCCTGTTCGCTATTCCGCTCATCTCGAGACCCTGGGCGGCATTCTGCTGGTGGGGCTTGGGCTCAAGTACGCCATCTTTTGA